The Microlunatus antarcticus genome window below encodes:
- the tkt gene encoding transketolase, with the protein MTSTATTSPTEDDVFPEGWTDLDTKAVDTVRVLAADAVQKVGNGHPGTAISLAPVAYLLFQKVMRHNPAEPHWPGRDRFVLSCGHSSISLYLQLYLGGWGLEIEDIGALRTWGSKTPGHPEYGHTDGVEITTGPLGQGIANAVGMAMAARRERGLLDPDAPLGESVFDHHIYCLASDGDIEEGISSEASSLAGTQRLGNLTLIYDRNFISIEGHTEIALTEDTAARYAAYGWHVATVDWLEGGEYKENVKALLDAIEEGKKVTDQPTFIQLRTIIAWPSPTKQNTEGAHGSALGKDEVAALKEVLGFDPAKSFDVDPEVLAHTRGLRDRGEAAQAEWQKGFDTWAATRSDEKALYDRMVDDELTPGWEEALPTWDADPKGVATRAASGSVLTALAPRLPELWGGSADLAGSNNTTPKGQPSFLPTDRQTEEFQGSPYGRVLHFGIREHAMGAILNGIKVHGGTRPYGGTFLTFSDYMRGAVRLSALMRVPVTYVWTHDSIGLGEDGPTHQPIEHVSSLRLIPGLDVVRPADANETAASWAAILHNSDRPAALILSRQNLPIVPRGADGYATTEGVAKGAYVLKEFGDADADKTVIIVATGSEVPLAVAAAEVLAGEGVKTRVVSMPCREWFDEQDDAYRESVIPAAVKARVSVEAGVSGSWRDIVGDAGRIVSINHYGASADGALLFKEFGFTPETVAAAARESLAHADEAGAPLHAAASGPKNTGDHEPDAGATIS; encoded by the coding sequence GTGACCAGCACTGCGACCACCTCCCCCACCGAGGACGACGTCTTCCCCGAAGGGTGGACGGACCTCGACACCAAGGCGGTGGACACGGTCCGCGTCCTCGCCGCCGACGCGGTGCAGAAGGTGGGCAACGGCCACCCCGGCACCGCGATCAGCCTGGCGCCGGTGGCGTACCTGCTGTTCCAGAAGGTCATGCGCCACAACCCGGCCGAGCCGCACTGGCCCGGCCGCGACCGGTTCGTGCTCTCCTGCGGCCACTCGAGCATCTCGCTCTACCTCCAGCTCTACCTCGGCGGCTGGGGCCTCGAGATCGAGGACATCGGCGCGCTGCGCACCTGGGGCTCCAAGACCCCGGGCCACCCGGAGTACGGCCACACCGACGGCGTCGAGATCACCACCGGCCCGCTCGGCCAGGGCATCGCGAACGCGGTCGGCATGGCGATGGCCGCCCGCCGCGAGCGCGGCCTGCTCGACCCGGACGCGCCCCTGGGCGAGTCGGTCTTCGACCACCACATCTACTGCCTGGCCTCCGACGGCGACATCGAGGAGGGCATCAGCTCCGAGGCGTCCTCGCTCGCCGGCACGCAGCGCCTGGGCAACCTCACGCTGATCTACGACCGCAACTTCATCTCGATCGAGGGCCACACCGAGATCGCGCTGACCGAGGACACGGCCGCCCGCTACGCCGCGTACGGCTGGCACGTCGCGACCGTCGACTGGCTCGAGGGCGGCGAGTACAAGGAGAACGTCAAGGCCCTGCTGGACGCCATCGAGGAGGGCAAGAAGGTCACCGACCAGCCCACCTTCATCCAGCTGCGCACGATCATCGCCTGGCCCTCGCCCACCAAGCAGAACACCGAGGGCGCCCACGGCAGCGCGCTCGGCAAGGACGAGGTGGCGGCCCTCAAGGAGGTGCTCGGCTTCGACCCGGCGAAGAGCTTCGACGTCGACCCCGAGGTCCTGGCCCACACCCGCGGGCTGCGCGACCGCGGTGAGGCCGCCCAGGCCGAGTGGCAGAAGGGCTTCGACACCTGGGCCGCCACCCGCTCCGACGAGAAGGCGCTCTACGACCGGATGGTCGACGACGAGCTGACCCCGGGCTGGGAGGAGGCGCTCCCGACCTGGGACGCCGACCCCAAGGGCGTCGCCACCCGCGCCGCCTCCGGCAGCGTGCTCACCGCGCTCGCTCCCCGCCTGCCCGAGCTCTGGGGCGGATCAGCCGACCTGGCCGGCTCGAACAACACCACCCCCAAGGGCCAGCCGAGCTTCCTGCCGACCGACCGGCAGACCGAGGAGTTCCAGGGGAGCCCGTACGGCCGGGTGCTGCACTTCGGCATCCGCGAGCACGCGATGGGCGCCATCCTCAACGGCATCAAGGTCCACGGCGGCACGCGTCCCTACGGCGGCACCTTCCTCACCTTCTCCGACTACATGCGCGGTGCGGTGCGGCTGTCGGCCCTGATGCGGGTGCCCGTCACCTACGTCTGGACCCACGACTCCATCGGCCTGGGCGAGGACGGCCCGACCCACCAGCCGATCGAGCACGTCTCCTCCCTCCGGCTCATCCCGGGGCTCGACGTCGTCCGCCCGGCCGACGCGAACGAGACGGCGGCCTCCTGGGCGGCGATCCTGCACAACTCCGACCGGCCGGCCGCGCTGATCCTCAGCCGGCAGAACCTGCCGATCGTGCCGCGCGGGGCCGACGGCTACGCCACCACCGAGGGCGTGGCCAAGGGCGCGTACGTGCTCAAGGAGTTCGGCGACGCCGACGCGGACAAGACCGTGATCATCGTCGCCACCGGTTCCGAGGTCCCGCTCGCGGTCGCCGCGGCCGAGGTGCTGGCCGGCGAGGGCGTCAAGACCCGCGTGGTCTCGATGCCGTGCCGCGAGTGGTTCGACGAGCAGGACGACGCCTACCGCGAGTCGGTCATCCCGGCCGCCGTCAAGGCGCGGGTCAGCGTCGAGGCCGGGGTCTCCGGCAGCTGGCGCGACATCGTCGGCGACGCCGGCCGGATCGTCAGCATCAACCACTACGGCGCGAGCGCCGACGGTGCGCTGCTGTTCAAGGAGTTCGGGTTCACCCCCGAGACCGTGGCCGCAGCGGCGCGCGAGAGCCTCGCCCACGCCGACGAGGCGGGAGCCCCGCTGCACGCGGCGGCCTCCGGCCCCAAGAACACCGGCGACCACGAGCCCGACGCCGGCGCCACGATCAGCTGA
- the tal gene encoding transaldolase produces the protein MSDRLKGLADEGVSIWLDDLSRERLNTGNLEGLIKNSSVSGVTTNPTIFASALSNGAAYNDQVRELAARDTAVADAIKALTSDDVRHACDLFKGVYEATNGVDGRVSIEVEPGLAMDTEGTTAQASDLWKIVDRPNVLIKIPATKPGLPAITSAIGEGISVNVTLIFSLERYRAVMDAYLTGLEQAAANGHDLSRIQSVASFFISRVDSEVDKRLDAIGSDEAKALKGKAAIANGRLAYAAYEEVFASERFAALQEKGANRQRPLWASTGVKSPDLPDTVYVSELVVANTVNTMPEKTMQAFADHGELTGDRVSGTEEEASETFAQLEAVGVDLDDVWDVLEKEGVDKFDKSWAELVETVQTALDDAKKGKTPGESTDVDDPNS, from the coding sequence ATGAGCGATCGACTGAAGGGCCTCGCCGACGAAGGCGTGTCCATCTGGCTGGACGACCTGTCCCGCGAACGCCTGAACACGGGCAACCTCGAGGGCCTGATCAAGAACTCGTCGGTCAGCGGTGTCACCACCAACCCGACGATCTTCGCCTCGGCGCTCTCCAACGGGGCGGCGTACAACGACCAGGTGCGTGAGCTCGCCGCCCGGGACACCGCCGTGGCGGACGCCATCAAGGCGCTGACCTCGGACGACGTGCGCCACGCGTGCGACCTGTTCAAGGGCGTGTACGAGGCGACGAACGGGGTCGACGGACGCGTGTCCATCGAGGTCGAGCCCGGTCTGGCCATGGACACCGAGGGCACCACCGCCCAGGCGTCCGACCTGTGGAAGATCGTCGACCGGCCCAACGTGCTGATCAAGATCCCCGCGACGAAGCCGGGCCTGCCGGCCATCACCTCGGCCATCGGCGAGGGGATCAGCGTGAACGTGACGCTCATCTTCTCGCTCGAGCGCTACCGCGCGGTGATGGACGCCTACCTGACCGGTCTGGAGCAGGCCGCGGCCAACGGCCACGACCTCAGCCGCATCCAGTCGGTCGCGTCGTTCTTCATCTCGCGCGTCGACTCCGAGGTCGACAAGCGGCTCGACGCCATCGGCAGCGACGAGGCCAAGGCGCTCAAGGGCAAGGCGGCCATCGCCAACGGCCGGCTGGCCTACGCCGCGTACGAGGAGGTCTTCGCCTCGGAGCGCTTCGCCGCGCTGCAGGAGAAGGGCGCCAACCGGCAGCGGCCGCTGTGGGCCTCGACCGGGGTCAAGAGCCCGGACCTGCCCGACACGGTCTACGTGTCCGAGCTCGTGGTGGCCAACACCGTCAACACCATGCCGGAGAAGACCATGCAGGCCTTCGCCGACCACGGTGAGCTCACCGGCGACCGCGTGAGCGGGACCGAGGAGGAGGCGTCGGAGACCTTCGCGCAGCTGGAGGCCGTCGGGGTCGACCTCGACGACGTCTGGGACGTGCTCGAGAAAGAGGGCGTCGACAAGTTCGACAAGTCCTGGGCCGAGCTCGTCGAGACGGTGCAGACCGCCCTCGACGACGCCAAGAAGGGCAAGACGCCGGGCGAGTCGACGGACGTCGACGACCCCAACAGCTGA
- the pgl gene encoding 6-phosphogluconolactonase yields MPTPAEIVVHDGPDAVAEALAARLTSTLADLQARGRTPQVCLTGGGIATKAYARLAADGPGDVDWSRVSLWWGDERFVPAGDPDRNADGTLDVLRGPLRLDERFVHVMPSSDGDLDLDEAAAAYAAELGNTVFDVCLLGMGPDGHVASLFPGHPSLRTPGSVIAVRDSPKPPPDRISVTMDVIDRSRQVWFCVSGAEKAEAVAKGVLGTGPDPVPAALASGTEATIWLVDTAAAADLPADVETVAGSSR; encoded by the coding sequence GTGCCCACCCCCGCTGAGATCGTCGTCCACGACGGCCCCGACGCCGTCGCCGAGGCGCTGGCCGCCCGGCTGACGAGCACCCTCGCCGACCTCCAGGCGCGGGGGCGCACGCCCCAGGTGTGCCTCACCGGCGGCGGCATCGCGACGAAGGCGTACGCCCGCCTCGCCGCCGACGGGCCCGGCGACGTGGACTGGTCGCGGGTCTCCCTGTGGTGGGGCGACGAACGCTTCGTCCCGGCCGGCGACCCCGACCGCAACGCCGACGGCACGCTCGACGTGCTGCGCGGTCCCCTGCGCCTCGACGAGCGCTTCGTGCACGTCATGCCCTCCTCCGACGGCGACCTCGACCTCGACGAGGCGGCCGCGGCGTACGCGGCCGAGCTCGGGAACACGGTCTTCGACGTCTGCCTGCTCGGCATGGGCCCGGACGGGCACGTGGCCTCGTTGTTCCCGGGTCACCCGTCGCTGCGGACGCCGGGTTCGGTCATCGCCGTCCGGGACTCGCCCAAGCCGCCTCCGGACCGGATCAGCGTGACCATGGACGTCATCGACCGGTCGCGCCAGGTGTGGTTCTGCGTGAGCGGGGCCGAGAAGGCCGAGGCGGTGGCGAAGGGGGTGCTGGGCACCGGTCCCGACCCCGTGCCGGCCGCGCTGGCCTCCGGGACCGAGGCGACGATCTGGCTCGTGGACACGGCTGCGGCCGCCGACCTGCCCGCCGACGTCGAGACCGTCGCGGGCTCGTCCCGCTAG
- a CDS encoding Pr6Pr family membrane protein, with product MTDATIPARPDVLARYLHGAVALVVRVALVVQLGLILAGGTDVNTGETAADTGVAIRLARLVSYFTIQSNVLVLVASITLALAPTRDGRAWRVLRLDSLLAIAITGIVYNTLLARLVHLDGLALWTNAALHIVSPVATIGVWLLVGPRPRITWGAVAWAFVWPVAWIVGTFVRGAITGWYPYPFMDAADLGYPRAIGVTSLVVVLALVLAVALKALDGRLRPRNRRPRA from the coding sequence GTGACCGACGCGACCATCCCGGCTCGGCCCGACGTCCTCGCGCGCTACCTGCACGGGGCGGTCGCGCTGGTCGTGCGGGTCGCGCTCGTCGTCCAGCTCGGGCTGATCCTCGCGGGCGGGACGGACGTGAACACGGGGGAGACCGCGGCCGACACCGGCGTCGCGATCCGGCTCGCCCGGCTGGTCAGCTACTTCACCATCCAGAGCAACGTCCTCGTGCTGGTCGCCTCGATCACCCTCGCCCTGGCGCCCACGCGGGACGGACGGGCCTGGCGGGTCCTGCGGCTGGACTCCTTGCTCGCGATCGCCATCACGGGGATCGTCTACAACACCCTGCTCGCGCGGCTCGTGCACCTCGACGGGCTCGCCCTGTGGACGAACGCCGCCTTGCACATCGTGTCGCCCGTCGCGACGATCGGCGTGTGGCTGCTGGTCGGGCCGCGGCCCCGGATCACCTGGGGCGCTGTCGCGTGGGCCTTCGTCTGGCCGGTCGCCTGGATCGTCGGCACCTTCGTCCGCGGGGCGATCACGGGGTGGTACCCGTACCCCTTTATGGACGCGGCGGACCTCGGCTACCCGCGGGCGATCGGCGTCACGAGCCTGGTCGTCGTCCTGGCGCTGGTGCTCGCGGTCGCGCTGAAGGCGCTCGACGGGCGCCTGCGCCCGAGGAACCGGCGCCCGCGCGCCTGA
- a CDS encoding RNA polymerase-binding protein RbpA codes for MAGSGSAIRGSRVGAGPMGEAERGDTAARLYVSYYCSSGHETRPAFAADAAVPSVWDCPRCGMPSNLDSKNPPPPPKNEPYKTHLAYVKERRSDHEAATILSEALQTLRDRRARGEVIY; via the coding sequence GTGGCTGGTAGCGGGAGTGCGATCCGGGGTAGCCGGGTCGGCGCAGGACCGATGGGCGAGGCCGAGCGCGGGGACACCGCGGCGAGGCTCTACGTCTCCTACTACTGCTCGTCCGGGCACGAGACGCGGCCGGCCTTCGCCGCCGACGCCGCCGTCCCGTCGGTGTGGGACTGCCCGCGCTGCGGGATGCCGTCCAACCTGGACTCGAAGAACCCCCCGCCCCCGCCGAAGAACGAGCCGTACAAGACGCACCTTGCGTACGTGAAGGAACGGCGGAGCGACCACGAGGCCGCCACGATCCTGAGCGAGGCGCTCCAGACGCTGCGCGACCGGCGTGCGCGCGGCGAGGTCATCTACTGA
- the secG gene encoding preprotein translocase subunit SecG translates to MTTPILIFTIVLVVTSVTLALFVLLHKGRGGGLSDLFGGGISSSMGGSSVAERNLDRLTIIIAVIWLACIVALGLLYKLGS, encoded by the coding sequence ATGACCACCCCGATCCTGATCTTCACGATCGTGCTGGTCGTGACCAGCGTGACGCTGGCGCTGTTCGTGCTGCTCCACAAGGGCCGCGGCGGTGGCCTGTCCGACCTCTTCGGCGGCGGGATCTCGTCGTCGATGGGCGGCTCGTCGGTCGCCGAGCGCAACCTCGACCGGCTGACGATCATCATCGCGGTGATCTGGCTGGCCTGCATCGTGGCGCTGGGGCTGCTCTACAAGCTCGGCTCGTAG
- the tpiA gene encoding triose-phosphate isomerase: protein MPRTPLMAGNWKMNLNHVEAVGLVQKLAWTLEDKKYDPARCEVVVLPPFTDLRSVQTLIDGDRLKLVYGAQDVSANDAGQYTGEISAAMLAKLGCRYVTVGHSERRFYHHEDDALVNIKARKAIAAGIAPIICVGEGRDVRQSGDHVAYVEAQVHAALADITAEQAASVVIAYEPVWAIGTGEVASPENAQEVCSAVRGVVAELYSDAVADTVRVLYGGSVKADNVAATMAQPDVDGCLVGGSSLKVDEFSAIARFYDLPA, encoded by the coding sequence GTGCCCCGCACGCCGCTGATGGCCGGCAACTGGAAGATGAACCTCAACCACGTCGAGGCGGTGGGCCTGGTGCAGAAGCTGGCCTGGACGCTGGAGGACAAGAAGTACGACCCGGCGCGCTGCGAGGTCGTCGTGCTGCCGCCCTTCACCGACCTCCGCTCGGTGCAGACGCTGATCGACGGCGACCGGCTCAAGCTGGTCTACGGCGCGCAGGACGTCTCGGCGAACGACGCGGGTCAGTACACCGGCGAGATCTCGGCGGCGATGCTGGCCAAGCTCGGCTGCCGCTACGTCACCGTCGGGCACTCGGAGCGCCGCTTCTACCACCACGAGGACGACGCGCTGGTCAACATCAAGGCCCGCAAGGCGATCGCGGCCGGCATCGCGCCGATCATCTGCGTCGGGGAGGGCCGGGACGTGCGGCAGTCCGGCGACCACGTCGCCTACGTCGAGGCCCAGGTCCACGCGGCCCTCGCCGACATCACGGCCGAGCAGGCCGCCTCCGTCGTCATTGCGTACGAGCCCGTGTGGGCGATCGGGACCGGCGAGGTCGCGAGCCCGGAGAACGCGCAGGAGGTGTGCAGCGCGGTCCGCGGCGTCGTGGCCGAGCTCTACTCCGACGCCGTCGCCGACACGGTTCGCGTGCTCTACGGCGGTTCGGTCAAGGCCGACAACGTCGCGGCCACCATGGCCCAGCCCGACGTGGACGGCTGCCTGGTCGGCGGGTCCAGCCTCAAGGTGGACGAGTTCTCCGCCATCGCGCGGTTCTACGACCTGCCCGCCTGA
- a CDS encoding phosphoglycerate kinase: protein MKSVADLGDLRGKRVLVRCDLNVPLDGETITDDGRIRASVPTLTQLREAGARVVVMAHLARPKGQVNPKYSLAPAAKRLGELLGTDVVLAQDVVGPSAEAMVAGLADGEIGMLENVRYEPAEESKVDAERVELAQRYAAFGDVFVSDGFGVVHRKQASVYDVASLLPNAAGGLVLAEVEVLKRLTESPERPYVVVLGGAKVSDKLAVIANLLGTADTVVVGGGMLFTFLAAQGHEVGTSLLERDQIDTVRGYLEQAEATGKRIVLPTDIVVAPEFKADATPTVVAADAMPADQLGLDIGPESAKAFADVVRGAKTVFWNGPMGVAEWAAFANGTRAVAQALTEVDGLSVVGGGDSAAAVRDLGFADDDFGHISTGGGASLEYLEGKTLPGLAVLG from the coding sequence ATGAAGTCCGTCGCCGACCTGGGGGACCTGCGCGGCAAGCGCGTCCTCGTCCGCTGCGACCTGAACGTCCCCCTCGACGGGGAGACGATCACCGACGACGGCCGCATCCGGGCGTCCGTGCCGACCCTCACCCAGCTGCGCGAGGCCGGGGCGCGGGTCGTCGTGATGGCCCACCTGGCCCGGCCCAAGGGCCAGGTGAACCCGAAGTACTCGCTCGCCCCGGCGGCGAAGCGCCTCGGTGAGCTGCTCGGCACCGACGTCGTGCTGGCGCAGGACGTGGTCGGTCCCTCCGCCGAGGCGATGGTCGCCGGTCTGGCCGACGGCGAGATCGGGATGCTCGAGAACGTCCGCTACGAGCCCGCCGAGGAGTCCAAGGTCGACGCCGAGCGCGTCGAGCTGGCCCAGAGGTACGCCGCGTTCGGCGACGTCTTCGTCTCCGACGGCTTCGGCGTCGTGCACCGCAAGCAGGCCAGCGTGTACGACGTGGCCTCGCTGCTCCCGAACGCGGCCGGCGGGCTCGTGCTGGCCGAGGTCGAGGTGCTGAAGCGTCTCACCGAGTCGCCCGAGCGCCCGTACGTCGTCGTCCTCGGCGGCGCCAAGGTGTCGGACAAGCTCGCCGTGATCGCCAACCTGCTCGGCACCGCCGACACCGTCGTGGTCGGCGGCGGCATGCTCTTCACCTTCCTCGCGGCCCAGGGCCACGAGGTCGGCACCAGCCTCCTCGAGCGCGACCAGATCGACACCGTCCGCGGCTACCTCGAGCAGGCGGAGGCGACCGGCAAGCGGATCGTGCTGCCGACCGACATCGTCGTGGCGCCCGAGTTCAAGGCGGACGCCACGCCGACCGTGGTCGCCGCCGACGCGATGCCGGCCGACCAGCTCGGCCTCGACATCGGTCCGGAGTCCGCGAAGGCGTTCGCCGACGTCGTCCGCGGCGCGAAGACCGTCTTCTGGAACGGTCCGATGGGCGTCGCCGAGTGGGCGGCGTTCGCGAACGGGACCCGGGCCGTGGCCCAGGCCCTCACCGAGGTCGACGGGCTGTCGGTGGTCGGCGGGGGAGACTCCGCCGCGGCGGTGCGCGACCTCGGCTTCGCCGACGACGACTTCGGCCACATCTCCACCGGCGGCGGCGCCAGCCTCGAGTACCTCGAGGGCAAGACGCTGCCCGGCCTGGCCGTCCTGGGCTGA
- the gap gene encoding type I glyceraldehyde-3-phosphate dehydrogenase — translation MTVRVGINGFGRIGRNFFRAIQASGADIEVVAFNDLGDDATQAHLLKYDSILGRLGQDVEVVDGGIKVGDKVVKSYAERDPANLPWGEIGADVVIESTGFFTDGLKAKAHLDGGAKKVIISAPAKNDDFTVVMGVNDGDYDPASHNIISNASCTTNCLAPLGKVLDDEFGIVKGLMTTIHAYTQDQNLQDGPHADLRRARAAALNIVPTSTGAAKAIGLVLPQLKGKLDGYALRVPVPTGSATDLTVELGRETTVAEVNAAFKAAAEGPLKGYLKYTEDPIVSSDIVTDPSSCIFDSGLTKVIGNQVKVVGWYDNEWGYSNRLVDLVTLVGKSL, via the coding sequence ATGACCGTGCGTGTCGGCATCAACGGCTTCGGCCGGATCGGGCGCAACTTCTTCCGCGCCATCCAGGCCTCCGGGGCGGACATCGAGGTCGTCGCGTTCAACGACCTCGGCGACGACGCCACCCAGGCCCACCTGCTCAAGTACGACTCCATCCTCGGCCGGCTCGGCCAGGACGTCGAGGTCGTCGACGGCGGCATCAAGGTCGGCGACAAGGTCGTCAAGTCGTACGCCGAGCGCGACCCCGCGAACCTGCCCTGGGGCGAGATCGGCGCGGACGTCGTCATCGAGTCCACCGGCTTCTTCACCGATGGGCTGAAGGCCAAGGCGCACCTCGACGGCGGCGCCAAGAAGGTCATCATCTCGGCTCCCGCCAAGAACGACGACTTCACCGTCGTCATGGGTGTGAACGACGGCGACTACGACCCCGCCAGCCACAACATCATCAGCAACGCGTCCTGCACGACGAACTGCCTCGCGCCGCTCGGCAAGGTGCTCGACGACGAGTTCGGGATCGTCAAGGGCCTCATGACGACGATCCACGCGTACACGCAGGACCAGAACCTGCAGGACGGCCCGCACGCCGACCTGCGTCGCGCCCGCGCGGCGGCCCTGAACATCGTGCCGACCTCGACCGGTGCCGCCAAGGCGATCGGGCTCGTGCTGCCGCAGCTCAAGGGCAAGCTCGACGGCTACGCGCTGCGCGTGCCGGTGCCGACGGGCTCGGCCACCGACCTTACGGTGGAGCTCGGTCGCGAGACGACCGTCGCCGAGGTCAATGCGGCGTTCAAGGCCGCCGCCGAGGGCCCCCTGAAGGGCTACCTCAAGTACACCGAGGACCCGATCGTCTCCTCCGACATCGTGACCGACCCGAGCTCCTGCATCTTCGACTCGGGCCTGACCAAGGTCATCGGCAACCAGGTCAAGGTCGTCGGCTGGTACGACAACGAGTGGGGCTACTCCAACCGCCTCGTCGACCTCGTCACGCTGGTCGGCAAGTCGCTCTGA
- the whiA gene encoding DNA-binding protein WhiA — protein MAMTAQVKAELATFKVTKPCDRKSEVATTLRFANGLHVVSGKIVIEAELDTGAAARRLRTDIADVFGHSSDLVVVNGNGLRRGTRYVVRVVKDGDALARQTGLVDSRGRPARGLPAQVVSGGLCDCIAAWRGAFLAHGSLTEPGRSMALEVTCPGPEAALALVGAARRLGIPAKAREVRNIDRVVVRDGDAIAALLTHLGAHDSLMAWEERRMRREVRASANRLANFDDANLRRSARAAVAAGARVERALEILGDDVPEHLRIAGSLRVEHQQASLEELGQLHTPQLTKDAVAGRIRRLLATADKKAVELGIPSTEASLTSDMLDD, from the coding sequence ATGGCGATGACGGCGCAGGTGAAGGCTGAGCTCGCGACCTTCAAGGTCACGAAGCCCTGCGATCGCAAGTCCGAGGTGGCGACCACCCTCCGCTTCGCCAACGGCCTCCACGTCGTCAGCGGCAAGATCGTGATCGAGGCCGAGCTCGACACCGGTGCCGCCGCCCGCCGGCTGCGTACCGACATCGCCGACGTCTTCGGCCACAGCAGCGACCTCGTCGTGGTGAACGGCAACGGCCTGCGCCGCGGCACGCGCTACGTGGTCCGCGTCGTCAAGGACGGCGACGCGCTTGCCCGTCAGACCGGCCTGGTCGACTCCCGCGGGCGTCCCGCGCGCGGCCTCCCCGCCCAGGTGGTCAGCGGGGGTCTGTGCGACTGCATCGCGGCGTGGCGCGGCGCGTTCCTGGCCCACGGCTCGCTGACCGAGCCGGGCCGTTCCATGGCCCTCGAGGTCACCTGCCCCGGGCCCGAGGCCGCGCTGGCCCTCGTCGGGGCCGCGCGCCGGCTCGGCATCCCGGCCAAGGCCCGCGAGGTCCGCAACATCGACCGCGTGGTCGTCCGCGACGGCGACGCGATCGCCGCCCTGCTCACCCACCTCGGCGCCCACGACTCCCTGATGGCCTGGGAGGAGCGTCGGATGCGCCGCGAGGTGCGCGCCTCGGCCAACCGGCTGGCCAACTTCGACGACGCCAACCTGCGCCGCTCCGCCCGCGCGGCGGTCGCGGCCGGGGCCCGGGTCGAGCGGGCCCTGGAGATCCTCGGCGACGACGTCCCCGAGCACCTGCGGATCGCGGGCAGCCTGCGCGTCGAGCACCAGCAGGCGAGCCTGGAGGAGCTGGGGCAGCTCCACACCCCGCAGCTCACCAAGGACGCGGTCGCCGGCCGGATCCGGCGCCTGCTGGCCACGGCCGACAAGAAGGCCGTCGAGCTCGGCATCCCGAGCACCGAGGCGTCGCTGACCTCGGACATGCTCGACGACTGA
- a CDS encoding gluconeogenesis factor YvcK family protein, with product MVDVRPAVVAFGGGHGLSASLSALRRVTDRLTAVVTVADDGGSSGRLRDELGCLPPGDLRMALAALCGDDESGRTWADVLQYRFVSPGPLGDHAIGNLLIAGLWERLGDPVAGLDMVARLLGCTGRVLPMASVPLDIEAEVIGVSPDRPDEVSSVRGQARVAKTTGEVCSVRLIPQDPPASPESVEAVLDADWVVLGPGSWFTSVIPHLLVPQLAEAIQATTAKRILVLNLEPAEETAGFSAAKHIELLADHAPKLRLDVVLADSAFASDDPHLVAWADSLGADLAVADLAARDGSPRHDPLRLASAYAEIMGV from the coding sequence ATGGTGGACGTGCGCCCGGCCGTGGTGGCGTTCGGCGGCGGGCACGGCCTGTCCGCCTCGCTCTCGGCCCTGCGCCGGGTGACCGACCGGCTCACGGCCGTCGTGACGGTCGCCGACGACGGCGGCTCGTCCGGCCGGCTCCGCGACGAGCTCGGCTGCCTCCCGCCCGGCGACCTGCGGATGGCCCTGGCCGCGCTCTGCGGGGACGACGAGTCCGGCCGTACGTGGGCCGACGTCCTGCAGTACCGGTTCGTCTCGCCCGGCCCGCTCGGCGACCACGCGATCGGCAACCTCCTCATCGCCGGTCTGTGGGAACGCCTCGGCGACCCCGTGGCGGGGCTGGACATGGTGGCCCGTCTTCTCGGCTGCACGGGCCGGGTCCTGCCCATGGCGTCGGTGCCGCTGGACATCGAGGCCGAGGTCATCGGGGTCTCGCCCGACCGGCCCGACGAGGTCTCGTCCGTACGCGGCCAGGCCCGCGTCGCCAAGACGACGGGGGAGGTCTGCTCGGTCCGCCTGATCCCGCAGGACCCGCCCGCCAGTCCCGAGTCGGTCGAGGCCGTGCTGGACGCGGACTGGGTCGTGCTCGGCCCGGGCTCGTGGTTCACCTCGGTCATCCCGCACCTCCTGGTCCCGCAGCTCGCGGAGGCCATCCAGGCGACGACCGCCAAGCGGATCCTCGTGCTGAACCTCGAGCCGGCCGAGGAGACCGCCGGGTTCTCGGCGGCCAAGCACATCGAGCTGCTCGCCGACCACGCCCCCAAGCTGCGCCTGGACGTCGTGCTGGCCGACAGCGCGTTCGCCTCCGACGACCCGCATCTGGTGGCCTGGGCCGACTCGCTCGGCGCCGACCTGGCGGTCGCGGACCTGGCCGCGCGAGACGGTTCCCCGCGCCACGACCCGCTCCGGCTGGCGTCGGCGTACGCCGAGATCATGGGCGTCTGA